A single genomic interval of Danio aesculapii chromosome 5, fDanAes4.1, whole genome shotgun sequence harbors:
- the surf2 gene encoding surfeit locus protein 2, translating to MEDLPEDLRSFLEKQSCFELTESKKIKCLLNGHEFPCSLSELQLFISGKKYKKLSAKEEFNYSQYEPHITNSTKQPNHLFCKLTLRHINREPKEVLRHVSGKRYQKALAQYEECVRQGVKFVPVQLRKKQRRTESDEDTDRRVQKKKKKQTEDSGVWAPSSSEEDHSDSEDSMSDLYPPSLFSLKNADDEQQMKDDDFQTDEDDDEEEMEVESQEQKRRKVQSAGFTKKFKKNNKKNGFKRVSRVNGK from the exons ATGGAGGATTTACCAGAAGATTTGAGATCATTTCTGGAGAAACAGTCGTGCTTTGAGCTTACAGAGTCGAAAAAG ATTAAGTGTTTGCTGAATGGACATGAGTTTCCCTGTAGTCTCTCTGAGCTTCAACTCTTCATATCTGGCAAGAAATACAAGAAGCTCAGTGCAAAGGAGGAGTTTAACTACAGCCAGTACGAGCCGCACATAACCAACAGCACCAAACAACC TAATCATCTTTTCTGCAAACTCACGTTACGTCACATTAACCGTGAGCCAAAGGAGGTTCTGCGACACGTAAGCGGCAAACGCTACCAGAAGGCTTTAGCGCAAT atgaGGAGTGTGTGCGTCAGGGTGTGAAGTTTGTGCCTGTGCAGCTCAGGAAGAAGCAGAGACGCACAGAGAGTGATGAGGACACAGACAGACgagtgcagaagaaaaaaaagaagcagaCGGAGGACAGCGGTGTGTGGGCTCCCAGCTCCAGTGAAGAAGACCACAGCGACTCTGAGGACAGCATGTCTGATCTCTATCCAC CATCACTGTTCAGTCTGAAGAACGCAGATGATGAGCAGCAGATGAAAGATGATGATTTTCAgactgatgaagatgatgatgaagaagaaatgGAAGTAGAAAGCCAGGAGCAGAAACGCAGGAAG GTTCAGTCTGCTGGATTTACTAAGAAATTCAAGAAGAACAATAAGAAGAACGGTTTTAAACGTGTCAGCAGAGTCAACGGGAAATAA
- the bbln gene encoding UPF0184 protein C9orf16 homolog, whose product MSGPNGDPDISAEGIIEDEDEFNEEEYEAIDSMLDQINSCLDDIEERNDALNGKLQELLESNRAARRDFRQQITDHTDVHLPAAADDDEDDDDEESRDAQKKD is encoded by the exons ATGTCTGGACCAAACGGAGATCCCGATATTTCAGCTGAAGGAATAATCGAGGATGAAGATGAGTTCAATGAAGAAG AGTACGAAGCCATCGACTCCATGCTGGACCAGATTAACTCCTGTCTGGACGACATCGAGGAGCGAAACGATGCTCTGAACGGGAAACTGCAGGAGCTGCTAGAGTCCAACAGAGCGGCGCGCAGAGACTTCAGACAGCAGATCACTGACCATACAGATGTTCATCttcctgctgctgctgatgatgatgaagatgatgatgatgaagagtccAGAGACGCACAGAAGAAAGACTGA
- the ciz1a gene encoding cdkn1a interacting zinc finger protein 1a isoform X3: MVRMFNPHQHQQQQQHQFHQHLRQLQQLFQQQTPPPPPPPPPPPQPPPTHHIAHHHQAARAMAVPAPAPPPARMVNLCSATQTIIAPNPMLQGALLMQQMQGSMRGFAMGGQQFPPFFAAGSRASLLGPVPMGVAIKTPHMGFPRHFTPHARYFPNDFQTPQPDRKREIEQKSANISSGQSAASSSNGQPEAARSSNGQSAAKSSSSNGQSAASSSSNGQSAASSSSNGQSEAKSSNSRDEAVAVADPGSQGSSEQPDEPAAKKHKTQESEEPLEKDSAENTECKSPADAGDSLLEESVVNEPLATEAEEQCQADKQTDAADVDQPISGAPADAGGSDSVSAVKQTVAVAAPVQHQLTDTAAAESSSSFFCYICNITCHNQQNFQSHMNGLTHQQKMMEIQHMSNACLVTLLPRVQESLQGAARKDGEKRPGLQRWCSTCQTHFTSNVMEHRRTKEHKRCSRSSSSSSSSSSCTVCKLNFRTAREFVEHMQSAEHKQRVQQLWKESGSGPVEELNTVMLLGEEDGDFCSDDEREDEENGKEGLSAQMEVTMEDLDEDEEFDSDTVYGSSFVVPVSGFLCRLCDQFYHYESSARHAHCKTLKHFQNLKRYKALKKHEDSGSTSAEAVEEEVAAAEGLIITEESSVCPSASPNTNTSSTPPQQEEKLEPEEKLEPEPEPEEKLEPEPEPEVEERSSERGRGRTSAKRRGRGGRRR; the protein is encoded by the exons GGCGATGGCGGTTCctgctccagctcctcctccagCCCGCATGGTGAACCTCTGCTCCGCCACGCAGACCATCATCGCTCCCAATCCTATGCTGCAGGGGGCGCTGCTGATGCAACAGATGCAGG GCAGCATGCGTGGCTTCGCTATGGGAGGTCAGCAGTTTCCTCCGTTCTTCGCTGCTGGGTCTCGAGCGTCTCTTCTGGGCCCCGTTCCAATGGGAGTCGCCATCAAAACACCACACATGGGGTTCCCTCGCCATTTCACACCGCACGCTCGCTATTTCCCCAAT gattttCAGACGCCTCAGCCGGACAGGAAGAGGGAGATCGAGCAGAAATCAGCAAACATCAGCAGCGGCCAATCAGCAGCCAGCAGCAGCAACGGCCAACCAGAAGCCGCCAGAAGCAGCAACGGCCAATCAGCAGCcaaaagcagcagcagcaacggCCAATCAGCAGCTAGCAGCAGCAGCAACGGCCAATCAGCAGCTAGCAGCAGCAGCAACGGCCAATCAGAAGCCAAAAGCAGCAACAGCAGAG ATGAAGCCGTCGCTGTGGCCGATCCAGGATCTCAGGGGTCTTCAGAGCAGCCTGATGAACCTGCggccaaaaaacacaaaacacagga GTCAGAGGAGCCTTTGGAGAAAGATTCAGCTGAAAACACTGAATGTAAGAGCCCTGCAGATGCTGGAG ATTCTCTACTGGAGGAAAGTGTTGTGAATGAACCACTGGCCACTGAAGCAGAAGAACAGTGTCAAGCGGACAAG CAGACTGATGCTGCAGATGTGGATCAGCCGATCAGCGGAGCTCCAGCAGATGCCGGCGGCTCAGATTCAGTGTCTGCAGTAAAGCAGACGGTGGCGGTGGCGGCTCCAGTCCAGCACCAGCTCACAGACACCGCAGCAGCAGAATCCTCCAGCAGCTTCTTCTGCTATATCTGCAACATCACCTGCCATAACCAGCAG AATTTCCAGAGCCATATGAACGGACTGACGCACCAGCAGAAGATGATGGAGATCCAGCACATGAGTAACGCCTGTCTGGTCACATTACTGCCGCGCGTCCAGGAGTCACTGCAGGGAGCAGCTCGCAAAGACGG TGAGAAGAGGCCTGGTCTACAGAGATGGTGCTCCACCTGCCAGACTCACTTCACCAGCAACGTCATGGAGCACCGCAGAACCAAGGAGCACAAG cgCTGCAGTCGCTCCTCCAGCAGCAGCTCCTCCAGCAGCAGCTGTACCGTCTGTAAGCTGAACTTCAGGACGGCCAGAGAGTTTGTGGAGCACATGCAGTCGGCGGAGCACAAGCAGAGAGTCCAGCAG CTGTGGAAGGAGTCTGGCTCTGGTCCTGTGGAGGAACTGAACACTGTGATGTTACTGGGAGAAGAAGATGGAGATTTCTGCAGCGACGACGAGCGCGAAGACGAGGAGAATggcaag GAGGGTCTTTCTGCACAGATGGAGGTCACAATGGAAGATCTGGATGAAGACGAGGAGTTTGACTCAGACACAGTGTATG GATCTAGTTTTGTGGTTCCTGTGTCCGGGTTTCTCTGTCGACTCTGTGATCAGTTTTATCACTATGAGTCTTCGGCTCGACACGCTCACTGCAAGACCCTCAAACACTTCCAGAACCTGAAG CGTTATAAAGCCTTAAAGAAGCATGAAGACTCGGGTTCAACCTCAGCAGAAGCAGTAGAAGAAGAAGTAGCAGCAGCAGAGGGACTCATCATCACAGAGGAGAGCTCCGTGTGTCCGTCAGCGTCTCCAAACACCAACACCAGCAGTACACCACCACAGCAGGAGGAAAAACTGGAGCCGGAGGAGAAGCTGGAGCCAGAACCGGAGCCGGAAGAGAAACTAGAGCCGGAGCCGGAGCCAGAGGTGGAGGAGAGGAGCAGTGAACGCGGCCGCGGCAGGACctcagccaagaggagaggacgAGGAGGACGGCGGCGCTAA
- the ciz1a gene encoding cdkn1a interacting zinc finger protein 1a isoform X2, whose amino-acid sequence MVRMFNPHQHQQQQQHQFHQHLRQLQQLFQQQTPPPPPPPPPPPQPPPTHHIAHHHQAARAMAVPAPAPPPARMVNLCSATQTIIAPNPMLQGALLMQQMQGSMRGFAMGGQQFPPFFAAGSRASLLGPVPMGVAIKTPHMGFPRHFTPHARYFPNDFQTPQPDRKREIEQKSANISSGQSAASSSNGQPEAARSSNGQSAAKSSSSNGQSAASSSSNGQSAASSSSNGQSEAKSSNSRADEAVAVADPGSQGSSEQPDEPAAKKHKTQESEEPLEKDSAENTECKSPADAGDSLLEESVVNEPLATEAEEQCQADKTDAADVDQPISGAPADAGGSDSVSAVKQTVAVAAPVQHQLTDTAAAESSSSFFCYICNITCHNQQNFQSHMNGLTHQQKMMEIQHMSNACLVTLLPRVQESLQGAARKDGEKRPGLQRWCSTCQTHFTSNVMEHRRTKEHKRCSRSSSSSSSSSSCTVCKLNFRTAREFVEHMQSAEHKQRVQQLWKESGSGPVEELNTVMLLGEEDGDFCSDDEREDEENGKEGLSAQMEVTMEDLDEDEEFDSDTVYGSSFVVPVSGFLCRLCDQFYHYESSARHAHCKTLKHFQNLKRYKALKKHEDSGSTSAEAVEEEVAAAEGLIITEESSVCPSASPNTNTSSTPPQQEEKLEPEEKLEPEPEPEEKLEPEPEPEVEERSSERGRGRTSAKRRGRGGRRR is encoded by the exons GGCGATGGCGGTTCctgctccagctcctcctccagCCCGCATGGTGAACCTCTGCTCCGCCACGCAGACCATCATCGCTCCCAATCCTATGCTGCAGGGGGCGCTGCTGATGCAACAGATGCAGG GCAGCATGCGTGGCTTCGCTATGGGAGGTCAGCAGTTTCCTCCGTTCTTCGCTGCTGGGTCTCGAGCGTCTCTTCTGGGCCCCGTTCCAATGGGAGTCGCCATCAAAACACCACACATGGGGTTCCCTCGCCATTTCACACCGCACGCTCGCTATTTCCCCAAT gattttCAGACGCCTCAGCCGGACAGGAAGAGGGAGATCGAGCAGAAATCAGCAAACATCAGCAGCGGCCAATCAGCAGCCAGCAGCAGCAACGGCCAACCAGAAGCCGCCAGAAGCAGCAACGGCCAATCAGCAGCcaaaagcagcagcagcaacggCCAATCAGCAGCTAGCAGCAGCAGCAACGGCCAATCAGCAGCTAGCAGCAGCAGCAACGGCCAATCAGAAGCCAAAAGCAGCAACAGCAGAG CAGATGAAGCCGTCGCTGTGGCCGATCCAGGATCTCAGGGGTCTTCAGAGCAGCCTGATGAACCTGCggccaaaaaacacaaaacacagga GTCAGAGGAGCCTTTGGAGAAAGATTCAGCTGAAAACACTGAATGTAAGAGCCCTGCAGATGCTGGAG ATTCTCTACTGGAGGAAAGTGTTGTGAATGAACCACTGGCCACTGAAGCAGAAGAACAGTGTCAAGCGGACAAG ACTGATGCTGCAGATGTGGATCAGCCGATCAGCGGAGCTCCAGCAGATGCCGGCGGCTCAGATTCAGTGTCTGCAGTAAAGCAGACGGTGGCGGTGGCGGCTCCAGTCCAGCACCAGCTCACAGACACCGCAGCAGCAGAATCCTCCAGCAGCTTCTTCTGCTATATCTGCAACATCACCTGCCATAACCAGCAG AATTTCCAGAGCCATATGAACGGACTGACGCACCAGCAGAAGATGATGGAGATCCAGCACATGAGTAACGCCTGTCTGGTCACATTACTGCCGCGCGTCCAGGAGTCACTGCAGGGAGCAGCTCGCAAAGACGG TGAGAAGAGGCCTGGTCTACAGAGATGGTGCTCCACCTGCCAGACTCACTTCACCAGCAACGTCATGGAGCACCGCAGAACCAAGGAGCACAAG cgCTGCAGTCGCTCCTCCAGCAGCAGCTCCTCCAGCAGCAGCTGTACCGTCTGTAAGCTGAACTTCAGGACGGCCAGAGAGTTTGTGGAGCACATGCAGTCGGCGGAGCACAAGCAGAGAGTCCAGCAG CTGTGGAAGGAGTCTGGCTCTGGTCCTGTGGAGGAACTGAACACTGTGATGTTACTGGGAGAAGAAGATGGAGATTTCTGCAGCGACGACGAGCGCGAAGACGAGGAGAATggcaag GAGGGTCTTTCTGCACAGATGGAGGTCACAATGGAAGATCTGGATGAAGACGAGGAGTTTGACTCAGACACAGTGTATG GATCTAGTTTTGTGGTTCCTGTGTCCGGGTTTCTCTGTCGACTCTGTGATCAGTTTTATCACTATGAGTCTTCGGCTCGACACGCTCACTGCAAGACCCTCAAACACTTCCAGAACCTGAAG CGTTATAAAGCCTTAAAGAAGCATGAAGACTCGGGTTCAACCTCAGCAGAAGCAGTAGAAGAAGAAGTAGCAGCAGCAGAGGGACTCATCATCACAGAGGAGAGCTCCGTGTGTCCGTCAGCGTCTCCAAACACCAACACCAGCAGTACACCACCACAGCAGGAGGAAAAACTGGAGCCGGAGGAGAAGCTGGAGCCAGAACCGGAGCCGGAAGAGAAACTAGAGCCGGAGCCGGAGCCAGAGGTGGAGGAGAGGAGCAGTGAACGCGGCCGCGGCAGGACctcagccaagaggagaggacgAGGAGGACGGCGGCGCTAA
- the ciz1a gene encoding cdkn1a interacting zinc finger protein 1a isoform X1, which translates to MVRMFNPHQHQQQQQHQFHQHLRQLQQLFQQQTPPPPPPPPPPPQPPPTHHIAHHHQAARAMAVPAPAPPPARMVNLCSATQTIIAPNPMLQGALLMQQMQGSMRGFAMGGQQFPPFFAAGSRASLLGPVPMGVAIKTPHMGFPRHFTPHARYFPNDFQTPQPDRKREIEQKSANISSGQSAASSSNGQPEAARSSNGQSAAKSSSSNGQSAASSSSNGQSAASSSSNGQSEAKSSNSRADEAVAVADPGSQGSSEQPDEPAAKKHKTQESEEPLEKDSAENTECKSPADAGDSLLEESVVNEPLATEAEEQCQADKQTDAADVDQPISGAPADAGGSDSVSAVKQTVAVAAPVQHQLTDTAAAESSSSFFCYICNITCHNQQNFQSHMNGLTHQQKMMEIQHMSNACLVTLLPRVQESLQGAARKDGEKRPGLQRWCSTCQTHFTSNVMEHRRTKEHKRCSRSSSSSSSSSSCTVCKLNFRTAREFVEHMQSAEHKQRVQQLWKESGSGPVEELNTVMLLGEEDGDFCSDDEREDEENGKEGLSAQMEVTMEDLDEDEEFDSDTVYGSSFVVPVSGFLCRLCDQFYHYESSARHAHCKTLKHFQNLKRYKALKKHEDSGSTSAEAVEEEVAAAEGLIITEESSVCPSASPNTNTSSTPPQQEEKLEPEEKLEPEPEPEEKLEPEPEPEVEERSSERGRGRTSAKRRGRGGRRR; encoded by the exons GGCGATGGCGGTTCctgctccagctcctcctccagCCCGCATGGTGAACCTCTGCTCCGCCACGCAGACCATCATCGCTCCCAATCCTATGCTGCAGGGGGCGCTGCTGATGCAACAGATGCAGG GCAGCATGCGTGGCTTCGCTATGGGAGGTCAGCAGTTTCCTCCGTTCTTCGCTGCTGGGTCTCGAGCGTCTCTTCTGGGCCCCGTTCCAATGGGAGTCGCCATCAAAACACCACACATGGGGTTCCCTCGCCATTTCACACCGCACGCTCGCTATTTCCCCAAT gattttCAGACGCCTCAGCCGGACAGGAAGAGGGAGATCGAGCAGAAATCAGCAAACATCAGCAGCGGCCAATCAGCAGCCAGCAGCAGCAACGGCCAACCAGAAGCCGCCAGAAGCAGCAACGGCCAATCAGCAGCcaaaagcagcagcagcaacggCCAATCAGCAGCTAGCAGCAGCAGCAACGGCCAATCAGCAGCTAGCAGCAGCAGCAACGGCCAATCAGAAGCCAAAAGCAGCAACAGCAGAG CAGATGAAGCCGTCGCTGTGGCCGATCCAGGATCTCAGGGGTCTTCAGAGCAGCCTGATGAACCTGCggccaaaaaacacaaaacacagga GTCAGAGGAGCCTTTGGAGAAAGATTCAGCTGAAAACACTGAATGTAAGAGCCCTGCAGATGCTGGAG ATTCTCTACTGGAGGAAAGTGTTGTGAATGAACCACTGGCCACTGAAGCAGAAGAACAGTGTCAAGCGGACAAG CAGACTGATGCTGCAGATGTGGATCAGCCGATCAGCGGAGCTCCAGCAGATGCCGGCGGCTCAGATTCAGTGTCTGCAGTAAAGCAGACGGTGGCGGTGGCGGCTCCAGTCCAGCACCAGCTCACAGACACCGCAGCAGCAGAATCCTCCAGCAGCTTCTTCTGCTATATCTGCAACATCACCTGCCATAACCAGCAG AATTTCCAGAGCCATATGAACGGACTGACGCACCAGCAGAAGATGATGGAGATCCAGCACATGAGTAACGCCTGTCTGGTCACATTACTGCCGCGCGTCCAGGAGTCACTGCAGGGAGCAGCTCGCAAAGACGG TGAGAAGAGGCCTGGTCTACAGAGATGGTGCTCCACCTGCCAGACTCACTTCACCAGCAACGTCATGGAGCACCGCAGAACCAAGGAGCACAAG cgCTGCAGTCGCTCCTCCAGCAGCAGCTCCTCCAGCAGCAGCTGTACCGTCTGTAAGCTGAACTTCAGGACGGCCAGAGAGTTTGTGGAGCACATGCAGTCGGCGGAGCACAAGCAGAGAGTCCAGCAG CTGTGGAAGGAGTCTGGCTCTGGTCCTGTGGAGGAACTGAACACTGTGATGTTACTGGGAGAAGAAGATGGAGATTTCTGCAGCGACGACGAGCGCGAAGACGAGGAGAATggcaag GAGGGTCTTTCTGCACAGATGGAGGTCACAATGGAAGATCTGGATGAAGACGAGGAGTTTGACTCAGACACAGTGTATG GATCTAGTTTTGTGGTTCCTGTGTCCGGGTTTCTCTGTCGACTCTGTGATCAGTTTTATCACTATGAGTCTTCGGCTCGACACGCTCACTGCAAGACCCTCAAACACTTCCAGAACCTGAAG CGTTATAAAGCCTTAAAGAAGCATGAAGACTCGGGTTCAACCTCAGCAGAAGCAGTAGAAGAAGAAGTAGCAGCAGCAGAGGGACTCATCATCACAGAGGAGAGCTCCGTGTGTCCGTCAGCGTCTCCAAACACCAACACCAGCAGTACACCACCACAGCAGGAGGAAAAACTGGAGCCGGAGGAGAAGCTGGAGCCAGAACCGGAGCCGGAAGAGAAACTAGAGCCGGAGCCGGAGCCAGAGGTGGAGGAGAGGAGCAGTGAACGCGGCCGCGGCAGGACctcagccaagaggagaggacgAGGAGGACGGCGGCGCTAA